Genomic window ([Empedobacter] haloabium):
TCATCCGGCTGCCGATCCGGCTGGCCGAGCGCAACGTGCTGTGCGTGGGCGGCCGCAGCGGCAACGTGTCCACTTACCGCGCGGTGATCGAGAAAGCGGGCGCGCAGTTCGCGCACCACGACGGCGGGCTGGAAGATAACGCCGGCAAGCTGGAAGCCAGCCTGGCGGCGGCCGACCTGGTGATTTGCCAGACGGGCTGCATCAGCCACAGCGCCTACTGGCGCGTGAAGGACTTCTGCAAGCGTACCGGCAAGCGCTGCGTGTTTATCGACAATCCCAGCATCTCCAGTCTGCAGCGCGGCTTGCAGGAACTGCACGAGGCTTGAGAGACAGGGGCCGGGCCGCATGGCGGACCGGCTTGCGCGGCGTTCAGTACACGTCGCGGCGATAGCGTCCTTGCGCCGCCAGCGCATCGACGGCGCTGGCGCCCAGGATGTCGCGCAGCGCCGTATCCACGCCACCGGCCATCCCTTCCAGGCTGCCGCACACATAGATCGCCGCGCCCTGCCGGATCCACTCGCCCAGCGCCGGCGCCTGACGGCGCAGCACGTCCTGCACGTACACCCGTTCGGGCTGGTCGCGCGAGAACGCCAGGTCGAGCCGCTCCAGCATGCCTGCCTCGTGCAGTGCGTGCAGTTCCTGGCCGTAATGCAGATCGTGTACCGCGTTGCGTTCGCCGAACAGCAGCCAGTTGCGCCCCTGCCGCGCCAGCACGCGGGCACGCAGGTGGCCGCGCAGTCCGGCGATGCCGCTGCCGTTGCCGATCAAGATCAGCGGGCGCGCGGCATTCTCTTCGAGCCGGAAGCGGCGGTGCTGGCGCAGCCGCAACGCCACGGTCGCGCCCACGTCGGTCTGTTCGCACAGCCAGCCGGAGGCGACGCCGCTGCTGCCGTCGCCATGGCGCTGCAGCCGCACCAGCAGGTGCACGCGGCCGTCCGCCGGCACCGAGGCGATCGAGTATTCGCGCGGCCGCTCCGGGTCGCCCGGCGCCGCCACCTGCACCAGGTCGCCGGACTGCCACGATGGCAGCGCGCCATCGGCCGGCAGCAGTTCCAGATGATAGACGGGCGCACCCGCGCTGCCGGGGTTGAGCAGGCGGCGCTCGGCCAGCCGCCACGGCGCGAACGCGGGCGCGCTCCAGTCGGGTGCGTCGCTGGTACCGGCCAGGTGGCTCAGTTGCTGGCGCCACTGGCCGATGGCCTGGGCTGAGCTGCGGTCCACCTCGATGCGGTCGAACAGCGGCTGCGCGCCCTGCTCGCGCAACCATGCATCGAGCGCACGGCCGAAGCCGCAGAACTGGGTGTAGGCGCGGTCGCCCAGCGCCAGTACCGCGTAGTGCAGGTGCGACAGCGCCAGCCGGCGCGTCATCAGGCTGCTGGCGAACGCGGCGCCCGCGTCGGGCGCGTCGCCCTCGCCATAGGTGCTGACGACGAACAGGATGCGCTCCGTGCGCTCCAGCGCCTGCTGCGTCACCCCCGCCAGTTCGCAGACGCGCACGCCGATGCCGGCCAGGCGCAAGGTCGCGGCGGTCTGCTCGGCCAGTTCAAGGCCGTTGCCGGTCTGGCTGGCATGGGCGACGATCCAGCCGTCCGCAGCCTGCGCCGCGGTGCCGGCGCGCTTGCGCCGCTGGCGCAGCCAGGGCAGCAGGCAGGTGATGCCGTAGGCGACGAAGCCGGCCGCGGTCAGCGCCAGGCGCGTGGTGTCGTTGGTGACGATATCTGCCATCGGGGTCAATCGAGCATCGCGGCAAACGCGCTGCTGGTGGATTCGCGCAAGCTGCCGTCGCCCTGGCGCACCAGGTAGCGCACCGCGATGCCGCGCCGTTCGGCCAGGCGCAGGCCAGCCTCGACGCCCAGCACCGTCAGCGCGGTGGACCATGCGTCGGCCGCCATGCAGCTGGCATCGACGACGGTGACGGATGCGATGCCGCTGTCGATCGGCAGACCGGTGCGGGGATCGATCGTATGGGGGCGCCGGCCGGCGCCATCGACGAAATAGCGGCGGTAGTCGCCCGACGTGGCGATGGCCAGGCCATGCAAGCCGACGACGATGCCGTCGTCGCCGGCGCTCGCATCCAGCGGCTGTTCCAGCGCCACCCACCAGGGCTGGCCGTCCGGCTTGACGCCGCCGCCACGCAATTCGCCGCCCACCTCGACGAGATAATTGGCGAAGCCAAGGCTCTCCAGCCGCAGTGCGAGGCGGTCCACCGCATAACCTTTGGCGACGGCCGACAGGTCGAGCTGCACGCCGCCGGGCTGCCAGGCCCGCCCCGTTTGCGGGTCGAGCCGCACGTGCGCGCGCCGCGCCAGCACGGCCTGCACCTGCGCGGGCGTGGGCGGCACGAAGCCGGGTTCGTCGTGGCGGTCGAGGGGCCCGAAGCCCCACAGGTTGACGAGCGCGCCGGCGCACGGGTCGCAGGCGCCGCCGGAGGCCTCGCACACGTCCAGCGCGAACGCCAGCACTTCCAGGAACTCGGTCGGCAGCGCGTGCCACGTGCCCGCCGGGGCGCGGTTGAAACGCCCCAGGTCGGAGGCGGGCTCCCAGTGGCTCATCTGCGCCACCACCAGGTCGAGTTCCGCTTGCAGGAGCGGGGCCAGCTCCGCCGCCGCGCCGGCGATCCGCGCCGACCAGCTCGTACCCATGCTGGTGCCGCGCAGCTCGTGGATGGCGGCGCCGGCGGGCGGCGCCGCGGACGAGATCGCGTGCGGCAGCAGGACCCGGCGCATGCTTACTGCGGCAGCACTTCGACGGTGGCCGCGTAGGTCACGCGCAGCGGCGGCATCTGTGGCGGCTGGCCCGGTTGCGCGGGCGCCTGCGCCGGCCAGCTGCTGCTGACCAGGTACATGCCGGCGGCCGGAATCGTGAACGTGATCTCGCCCTTGGCGTCGGTGCTCTGGCGGATTTCGCCCAGGGTGCCGCGATAACGCACCCCGCCCGGGATCAGGCTGAAGGCCAGGTTGGCGGCCGGCTTGCCGTCCAGCAGGAAGCGCCAGGTGGCTTTCTCGCCGGCGCGCATGTCGTTCGGGTGCGTGACGGGCACCAGCTCCAGGCCCTTGCCGGTCGGCTTGAACACGGCGTTATCGGGCTCGTTGGCGCTGACGAAGGTCTCCAGGCGGCTGTTGGTGCGGCTCACCTTCAGGTCTTCCGCGTTGGCCGGCACTTCCTTGGCCAGGTTGGCTTCCAGGCCGCGCCAGCGCTTGGTCTCGCCGTTGGCCTTCCAGCTGGCGAAGGCCGTCTGCGAGACCAGCGCGATGCGGTAGGTGCCGTTCTTCGCCATCTTGACATCGAACGTGCTGCGCAGCTTGCCGGTGCTGGCATTCTCCGGCGTGACGGCGGCGCCATCCGGACCCGTGACGACGATGCCGTCCAGTTTCAGGGGCACGTGGTCGATGTCGAACAGGCCTTCGGAGATGGCCGCGTCGACGGTTACCCACGGCTCCTTCGCTTCGACCAGCGTGGACGATGGCAGCAGCCACGGCTTGTGCGCGTGCGCGCTGAACGCGGCGCCGGCCAGTGCCAGCGCGATCAGGGTTTTATGGAGCTTCATGGCTGTCCTTAAGGTTTGACCTGCACGACGACGTTACCCAGTTCTTCCTTGCCCTTGGCGGAGAATTCCTGCGCCGACTTCGGCGGCCACGCCACGGGCACCTTGACCAATTCGCGGCCGCCCGCCTCGCGCGCGGCCTCGACCACCAGCTGGTACTGGCCGGCCGGCAGCTTGTTCAGCGCTTCCTTCGCGACCGGGAAGGTCAGCGTGTGCTCGCCCGGCGCTCGGGTGGCGCCGGAAACGCCGTCCAGCGGCAGGGCCAGGTCGCGGCCCGTCTTGCGCCACCACTGGCGCATGTCCTTGACCCACTTGGTGCCGGCGTTGTCCTTCTTCTTGGTGTCGTACAACACGGCCAGGTTGGCGACGACCTTCTGGTCCGCGTTTTCCATCCACGCGGCGATGTAGGGCTTGTGGTACTCGGCCACGTTCAGTTGCGGGATCTCGAGCTTCAGGGCCAGGTCGGCCGCCATCGCCGATGCGCTGAACAGCGGAATGCTGAGCGCGATGGAATAGCGTAATTTCATGGTGTGCCTTAAGTGTTAGTGAATGAACAGCAGTGCGATGACGACGGGAACCAGCACGCCCAGGCCGACCATCGGCCACGTGAACGGCCGGTTCGCCGCATGGAATTTGAGGATCAGGAGGCCCGTGATGCAGAACACCAGGCAGGCGCCGGCAAAGATATCGATGAACCAGTTCCATGCCGTGCCGGTGTTGCGGCCCTTGTGCACGTCGTTGAGCCAGGAAATCCAGCCGCGGTCCGTATTCTCGAACTCGGCCGCGCCATCCTCGAGGCCGATGCGGACCCAGGCATCCCCGCCGGCCTTCGGCAGCGGCAGGTAGACCTCCTCGGGCGACCATTCGGCGGCGCGACCGCCCGCCTTGACGGACCAGGTAGCCAGCAGCCAGTCTTCGGCGGCCGCAGGCAGCGGCACCTTGTCGCCGTCATGCCGCGCCGCGAAGGTCTTCAGCTGCGCCAGCAGCGGCGCCGGCGCCGTGGCCTCCTTGCGCACGATCGTCGGCTTGGCTTCGATCTGGGAGGCGTGGTTCAACGTGATGCCGGTAATACTGAACAGGAACATGCCCAGCAGGCACAGCGCGGAGCTGATCCAGTGCCATTGGTGCAGCTGCTTCAGCCACACGGCGCGGCTGGCGCGGGCGGTGCTGGCGGCCGCCTGGACTGGGTTGACGTCTTCGCTCACTGGTTCTTCCTGCTGCCGGCATTTATATGAATCATCAGATGATAATGATTATCATTTGCGGAGTCAATTATGTAACAGCCGTGGATACAAATCAGGTGTACGCCAGCGTACAGAGTCGCGCCGGGTGCGCGCGTATCGTTGGGCTTTGTTCTGGACAATACAGGAGGCCACGATGACGATATTTACCAAGGACGAACTGGACGATCTGACCAAGCGCGTCAAGGATGTGAAGTTCGGGATGTTCACCACGAGCGACGACGAGAACCGGATGACGAGCCGCCCGCTGACGCTGCAGCAGATCGACGAGGCCGGCACGATGTGGTTCTTTGTTTCCGACGAGGAGGAGTTCACGACGCACCTGGTGAACAACCCCTCCGTCAACGTCAGCTTTGCCGACGTCGACGATCACCTGTACGTATCCGTCGCCGGCCGCGCGGCGCTGGTACGCGACCGCGCCAAGATGGAGCAGCTGTGGAAGCCCTCCGTCAAGGCCTGGTTCCCGGAGGGTCTGGACGACCCGCACCTGGCGCTGCTGGAAGTGCAGATCCAGTCGGCCGAGTACTGGGATACGGGCAACAGCAAGATGGTGAGCCTGTTTGCGATGGCGAAGGCGGCGCTGACGGGCAAGCGGCCGACCAATGTTGGCGAGCACAAGCACTTGGGGCACTGAGCCAGACAAACCCGCGGTAACCCGTGGTGACAGGCTCCTATCTGGCCGCCGCCGGCGGCCAGATAGGAGCCTGTCACCTTTGGGTCTTGCCGGCGCCGAGAGTAGCTTTGCCTCACCCAAAAAAAATCCGCCAACCGGCGGATTTCATTCGACGTCCAGCCCGACTTCGGCCCGCCCCTCACATGCGGGCCGCGTCGGCGCGTTGCCGTCATACGCCGGAACTGGCTTCCGGCCCTGGCGCTCCGCCTTCCGTACCGGGCTGTTCGCCCTGGCGTGCGCCCTGATCCGTGCTCTGGCGGTTGCCCGGGATCGGCCGGTCGACCCGCCTGACTTCCGTTTCCGGAAAATCGATGTTGCCGATGCCCGGATGCTCGGTGTCCACTAGCACGAAATTCTCTTCGCTGCTTTTGTTCTTGCGGGAATTGTCAGATGGAGTCATGCCCATTCTCCTCGACGTGCTTCCTGCGCTGTTCAGCCCTGGTTGCCCTGGTCATTGCCACCGCCGGAATTACCGCCGCGTGCGCTTTGGCGATTGCCGTTCTTGTGGCTCATGGCCCCAGCCCGGCGTGCCTCCTCCGACGTGAACTCGTGCGCCGTGCCTTTCGCATGCGCGGCACGTCCCCCTTCGGATGCGATCTCGCGCTGACGCTGCGGATCCATCGACGCAAAGCCGCGATTACGCGTTGCGCTTTGCTTGTTACCCGTATTGCCCTGGGCCTCGCCTTGTCGGTTACCTCGATTATTACCCTGATTCGATGATGCCATGATCAATTCTCCTGAAGTGATGCATTGGGGGATTTTGACGTGGTGGAGTGAGGGAGGAACCCGCGCCCGATCGTTCTCACCGACCAGCGACGATCATTGTTATAACGATCGGGCAACAGGAGTACTCATCGTAGTGCAAACACTGAGCAGGAAATATAGGACGCGTACAGGTGTCCCTGTAGGACAGCACCTACCAAAACCCTATTTATTTTCCAGTGGGAAAATCGCTTCTTCCACCGCCAGGTACAGCCTGTCCTCCGCCGCCGGCTCGATCTCATGGCCGCCCGTGAAGGAACCGAACGACGGCAGGATGGCACGGCGCGGGCCGACCAGGAAACAAGGCAGGCGCATGGACTCGCGCCCGGCCCGCAGCCGGTAGACGGGATGGACGTGCCCGGCCAACACGTAGCCGTCGCAGGCGAGGTCGGGGTGGTGGCAGAACGCGAACGGCCCCAGCACGTAAGGCTCGTCCACCAGCGCCAGTCCCAGCTGCGCGGCCGGATCGCCCGCATGCTTGTCGTGGTTGCCGCGCACCAGTGTCAGCACCAGGTCGGGATGGCGCGCGCGCCAGGCCAGCATCGCCTGCACGGTAGCGGACGCATGCGCCGCTTTCGCATGCAGGAAGTCGCCCAGGAACAGCACGTGGCGCACGTCGTGCGCCGCCAGCAGCGCATCGAGCGCCTCTAGGTTTTCGGTGGTCGTCCCGCGCGGGACGGGAATACCCAACGCACGGAACGACGCCGCCTTGCCGAAGTGGATGTCGGCGATCACCAGCATCCGTTCGCGCGGCCAGTACAGGGCTTTCTGCGCCAGCAGCAACACCGCTTCGCCCGCCAGCTCGGTGGACGCCGCGTTCATGGTCCGGCCGCCTTCTCGAGTTCGCGCAGCACGCGCGCCACGCGGTCGGACAGCTTCTCCGTCGACAGCTTCTCGCGGAAGCGCTCGACCATCAGCGCGAAGCCGAACGGCGTGGCTCTTTTTGTCTCGTGGTAGCTGACGGCGCGCCCCTGCAGCTCCTCCAGCGTGGCGCGCAACCGGTTCAGTTCCAGTTCCTGCTCCAGCACTTCGCGCTGGGCCTGCGTCAGCAACAGGTTGCCGGCGTCGTGCTTGCGGAACACCTCGAAGAACAGCGACGACGAGGCCTGGATCTGCCGGTTGCTTTTCGGCTGGCCCGGATAGCCCTGGAACACCAGGCCGGCGATGCGGGCGATCTCGCGGAAGCGCCGCTGCGACATTTCGGTCGCGTTCAGGCTCGCCATCACGTCCTCCAGCAGGTGCCCGGTGCCGAACAGGCCGACGTCGCGGCCGTGCGCCGGCGCGAACACGGTGGCCCAATCGACGTTGTCCGGCGCCAGCAGCTCGAAGCCGTAGTCGTTGACGGCGATGGAAAAGGTGATCGGCTGCATACGGCCGATGCGGTAGGCGAACAGCGAGGCCAGGCCGATGTGCACTGCCCGCCCGGCGAACGGATACACGAACAGGTGATGGCCCTCGCGGCTGTGCAGGCTTTCGATGACGGTGCGCGCCGGCGTCGGCAATGCCGACCAGCGCGCCTGGATCTCCAGCAGTGGCGCGATCGCCAGCATCTCGGGCCCGCTGTAGACGCCTTCGGTGACGCGCTGCATCTGCGCCAGCGCCGCATGCGCCAGCTCGGACGACAGCGGCATCTTGCCGCCCTGCCAGCGCGGTACCGCGCCCTTGGCACCCGTGGCACGCTTCACGTAAGCCGTCATCTCGTGCACGCGGATGAATTCCAGGATGCGGCCACCGAACAGGAAGTTGTCGCCCTTGTTCAGGCGCGCGATGAAGCCCTCCTCCACCGTGCCGATGCGCCCGCCGCTCTGGTACTTCACCTGGATCATCGCCTCGGACACGATGGTGCCGATGCCCATGCGGTGGCGCCGGCCCAGCGCCACGTCCGGCACACGGTAGACGCCTTCCTCGTCCGGCAGCACGCGGCGGTATTCCGGGTAGACGGTGAGGCTCTGGCCGCCGCGCGCGACGAAGTCCAGCGCCCACTGCCACTCCTCCTCCGTCAGGTGGCGGTACGACCAGGCGCCACGCACCTCGTCGAACAACGCCTCGGAGCGGAAGCCGCCGCCCAGCGCGATCGTGACGAGGTGCTGCACCAGCACGTCCAGCGGCTTTTCGGGCACGTGGCGCGCCTCGATGTCGCGGTCCTTGACGGCCTGGATCGCGCCAGCCGCTTCCAGCAGTTCCAGGCTGTGTG
Coding sequences:
- a CDS encoding ligase-associated DNA damage response DEXH box helicase, translated to MNRRDAARQVGTFYAKRGWQVFPFQRAVWQAALAGESGLLHATTGSGKTFAVWFAALQRAMCAKPSRKRGLRVLWITPMRALAADTLRALSESAAELMPGWTVDARTGDTSSAARARQAKHLPDTLITTPESLTLMLSKADAATQFALLDMVIIDEWHELMGNKRGVQTQLALARLRRWAHQAGGELVVWGLSATLGNLPRAKEVLLGPGMAGATVEGSIRKDILVDTLIPANPSRFPWAGHLGIQMLPAVIGEIERHATTLVFCNTRSQAELWYQNMLEARPDWAGIIALHHGSLDKEVRDWVELGLKKGELKAVVCTSSLDLGVDFLPVERVLQIGSAKGIARLLQRAGRSGHAPGRVSRVTLVPTHSLELLEAAGAIQAVKDRDIEARHVPEKPLDVLVQHLVTIALGGGFRSEALFDEVRGAWSYRHLTEEEWQWALDFVARGGQSLTVYPEYRRVLPDEEGVYRVPDVALGRRHRMGIGTIVSEAMIQVKYQSGGRIGTVEEGFIARLNKGDNFLFGGRILEFIRVHEMTAYVKRATGAKGAVPRWQGGKMPLSSELAHAALAQMQRVTEGVYSGPEMLAIAPLLEIQARWSALPTPARTVIESLHSREGHHLFVYPFAGRAVHIGLASLFAYRIGRMQPITFSIAVNDYGFELLAPDNVDWATVFAPAHGRDVGLFGTGHLLEDVMASLNATEMSQRRFREIARIAGLVFQGYPGQPKSNRQIQASSSLFFEVFRKHDAGNLLLTQAQREVLEQELELNRLRATLEELQGRAVSYHETKRATPFGFALMVERFREKLSTEKLSDRVARVLRELEKAAGP
- a CDS encoding DUF2271 domain-containing protein, which encodes MKLRYSIALSIPLFSASAMAADLALKLEIPQLNVAEYHKPYIAAWMENADQKVVANLAVLYDTKKKDNAGTKWVKDMRQWWRKTGRDLALPLDGVSGATRAPGEHTLTFPVAKEALNKLPAGQYQLVVEAAREAGGRELVKVPVAWPPKSAQEFSAKGKEELGNVVVQVKP
- a CDS encoding PepSY-associated TM helix domain-containing protein — protein: MSEDVNPVQAAASTARASRAVWLKQLHQWHWISSALCLLGMFLFSITGITLNHASQIEAKPTIVRKEATAPAPLLAQLKTFAARHDGDKVPLPAAAEDWLLATWSVKAGGRAAEWSPEEVYLPLPKAGGDAWVRIGLEDGAAEFENTDRGWISWLNDVHKGRNTGTAWNWFIDIFAGACLVFCITGLLILKFHAANRPFTWPMVGLGVLVPVVIALLFIH
- a CDS encoding pyridoxamine 5'-phosphate oxidase family protein: MTIFTKDELDDLTKRVKDVKFGMFTTSDDENRMTSRPLTLQQIDEAGTMWFFVSDEEEFTTHLVNNPSVNVSFADVDDHLYVSVAGRAALVRDRAKMEQLWKPSVKAWFPEGLDDPHLALLEVQIQSAEYWDTGNSKMVSLFAMAKAALTGKRPTNVGEHKHLGH
- a CDS encoding KGG domain-containing protein; translated protein: MASSNQGNNRGNRQGEAQGNTGNKQSATRNRGFASMDPQRQREIASEGGRAAHAKGTAHEFTSEEARRAGAMSHKNGNRQSARGGNSGGGNDQGNQG
- the pdeM gene encoding ligase-associated DNA damage response endonuclease PdeM; translation: MNAASTELAGEAVLLLAQKALYWPRERMLVIADIHFGKAASFRALGIPVPRGTTTENLEALDALLAAHDVRHVLFLGDFLHAKAAHASATVQAMLAWRARHPDLVLTLVRGNHDKHAGDPAAQLGLALVDEPYVLGPFAFCHHPDLACDGYVLAGHVHPVYRLRAGRESMRLPCFLVGPRRAILPSFGSFTGGHEIEPAAEDRLYLAVEEAIFPLENK
- a CDS encoding FAD:protein FMN transferase → MRRVLLPHAISSAAPPAGAAIHELRGTSMGTSWSARIAGAAAELAPLLQAELDLVVAQMSHWEPASDLGRFNRAPAGTWHALPTEFLEVLAFALDVCEASGGACDPCAGALVNLWGFGPLDRHDEPGFVPPTPAQVQAVLARRAHVRLDPQTGRAWQPGGVQLDLSAVAKGYAVDRLALRLESLGFANYLVEVGGELRGGGVKPDGQPWWVALEQPLDASAGDDGIVVGLHGLAIATSGDYRRYFVDGAGRRPHTIDPRTGLPIDSGIASVTVVDASCMAADAWSTALTVLGVEAGLRLAERRGIAVRYLVRQGDGSLRESTSSAFAAMLD
- a CDS encoding sulfite reductase subunit alpha, yielding MADIVTNDTTRLALTAAGFVAYGITCLLPWLRQRRKRAGTAAQAADGWIVAHASQTGNGLELAEQTAATLRLAGIGVRVCELAGVTQQALERTERILFVVSTYGEGDAPDAGAAFASSLMTRRLALSHLHYAVLALGDRAYTQFCGFGRALDAWLREQGAQPLFDRIEVDRSSAQAIGQWRQQLSHLAGTSDAPDWSAPAFAPWRLAERRLLNPGSAGAPVYHLELLPADGALPSWQSGDLVQVAAPGDPERPREYSIASVPADGRVHLLVRLQRHGDGSSGVASGWLCEQTDVGATVALRLRQHRRFRLEENAARPLILIGNGSGIAGLRGHLRARVLARQGRNWLLFGERNAVHDLHYGQELHALHEAGMLERLDLAFSRDQPERVYVQDVLRRQAPALGEWIRQGAAIYVCGSLEGMAGGVDTALRDILGASAVDALAAQGRYRRDVY
- a CDS encoding DUF4198 domain-containing protein → MKLHKTLIALALAGAAFSAHAHKPWLLPSSTLVEAKEPWVTVDAAISEGLFDIDHVPLKLDGIVVTGPDGAAVTPENASTGKLRSTFDVKMAKNGTYRIALVSQTAFASWKANGETKRWRGLEANLAKEVPANAEDLKVSRTNSRLETFVSANEPDNAVFKPTGKGLELVPVTHPNDMRAGEKATWRFLLDGKPAANLAFSLIPGGVRYRGTLGEIRQSTDAKGEITFTIPAAGMYLVSSSWPAQAPAQPGQPPQMPPLRVTYAATVEVLPQ